Genomic window (Cryptococcus deuterogattii R265 chromosome 7, complete sequence):
GCCCGCCAACCGGGACGCGTCTCGCATTGAGCATCCGGCCGTTCTCGACATGCAATTGGACTAATAATATTATTATGTCAACAGAAACAACATCATAACATTTCTTTTACCTGCTCAGAAGCCATGTCCAGACTGCCTCCGGCCAAGCGCGCGAGACGTTCTACTAGGGCGATCTCATCTATCTCGGGGCAGCCAGAAGCTGGCCCATCTCGCTCCGTCAATGATGAGTCACCCACTAAGCTTGACAGgggcaaaggcaaagcgAAAGCCACTATTACACAAGCACAAGAAAAACAAGGCAAACaatcagaagaagagaaggatacaacagaagagcttgaagcaTGGCAAGATTTTGCTGCGGATCATTATGAAACAGTTGAACAATTGCCTTTGGAGTTGCATAGGAATTTTAGACTGCTGAGGGAGTTGGACGATGGGACATTAGGTAAGTTTGACATTGAACTGAAACGAAGTAGCTGAATTTGGCTGCTGAAGCGCAAATGGATACGCTGAAGAAACTTATACGTGCCTACGTATCTGGAAGAATAGCCCTGGAACAACCGAGATCATCGTCGACTCCGCCAAAAGAAGCGGCGTTCGAGAACAGTAAtagggaggaggatatcaTCGATGCTGAGATGGCAGAGGAAACATTGCCGCTTCACGAGATATctgaagaaggcgaggaaagCGTTGTTCCAACTTCTGGAACTGCAGAGCCTGTGAACTCAGCTGAACCGTCTTTAGACCCATCGTTAACAAATGAGAAACAAAGGGAGCCAGGAATGCCTATTGCGGACGGTGCAGGTGGTCTCATCATTTCTTGTGTACCGGAACCTCAAAGAGAGGCCCCAGCACGAGCAAAATTCCCTCCCCTGCCATCGTCACCAATAGCTCAACCCAGTGGGGCCTTTAAGAATGACGTTCAAAACATCGATTCTCTTGCTCAAACTGCAGCTCCACGAGaacattcatcatcaacccCGCTGAAAGCATCCCGCCCGCCTGGTCCCCATTCTCTGCTACCAGAGATTTCGCGCCTTGTCCGCGAAATTGTGCGGACTAGCGATGAGAAGGTCGCTGTTGCCATCGGTGCTTACAACGCGGTGAGTCTTTCGCTCCGTTTTGCATCTATCGCTAATTGAATGGGTATGATATAGGTCGACAGACATATCCGCGCTCTTGATTCTGCTCTCACTGCCCAGGAAgcatccatcctccttggtCTTCGCCCTTCAACACTTCCGTCAAATGCCGTCGACGAGGCTCTCGATCAGGAAGGTGGTACGGGCAAGACTGGCACTGGGCAGGTTCTAGATGGGCGGAGTCGTGGGCAAGGAATCGATGATGTTGtgggtgaaggagaagatggggaggTGACACTGGGAATGGGCGGGGGTGGATCGAGaaaaaagggcaaaaagagaaaaggaaagccAAAACAAAGTGAATCTCAAGgcgaaaatgaagaagtcaaagcgGAAGAACACTGGAATATCCCTCCAGATCCGTACGTGATTCATTTGCATCTAATTCAAATCAGGGCTGACAAGCGATAGAAACGAACCAAGGTACTGCTATTGCAACAGAGTGTCGTTTGGAGAGATGATTGGCTGTGACGTGAGTTCTTTTTCCCTATTCCTCCCTCAACTGTATAATGACCTTTGTAGAACGACGAGTGCCCATTAGAATGgttccatcttccatgtATAGGTCTTGAGAACCCGCCGACAGGCAAGTGGCTATGTGATCTGTGTAAACCGAAAGCGAACGGTCACGGTACGGGGACTTCTGCAGGAACAGCTAGAAAGGGTCGGAtcagtggaggaagaaaacgaTAATCCATTCCCACGTTTTATAATGCAGATGTATTATATGCCCAGCTTATTAAAGACGTTCAAATTTCGCGCTTCTGCCTTTAGGCAGTAAGAACCATTTTATACTTCGTTCGTGTCATTTTAACCTCGCGATACATGGCATTGACACAGATAGTATGATCCGTAAAGTCAGTCAATACATACACTTATACAACATTAGTCAGATATCTCTATAACTTCTGGTACGCGATTCTCCTTCTGCGAATCtacctcttcatcagacGAATTATCCGTCAAAAATGTCTGCTTCCATACAATATCTTTGGCACTTTGCATTGTCCCGTTTCTCATGGCGTCCGACACTGCTGACCTGGTAATTGATCTTGTCGTCGTTGATGAAGACCCTACGCCTTTTCGTATTGGCCTTTTTGTAGATGACGAGTTCGCCAAAGCCAAAGCTTCTGCCTCATCGACTTGTCGAATGAAACTCTCATTGATTtcaaactcatcctccaGATCATCAACTTCATTCGCTGTGGAGCGTTGTTTTTGCGTTGAGACAGATTTTGTTTCGGTGATGGCACTACTTGTTTGCCTTCGCTTTGCTTGGGCCTCGACATGATCAAGTTGGCGGATCATGGACTCATCGAGAATCATGaaatcatcgtcatcactcTCATATAGATCAGTTTCAACGAGAGCAGGCCTGGAAGCCAAATTAGTCTGAGTGGCATATGCTCGAGACTCTGCTTCGTCCACCTGTCGTAGAAAACTTTCgtcaaaatcatcaaaGCCATCAAaatcgtcatcttcaacaatAGCAGTCTCCCGTGCTTTTTTACTGTTGGAAGGACCCGCCACAGCATTTGAAGGGGCAGGGCGTTTGGAAACATGTTGATCCGGCGGGGCAGGGACCTGAGGAGTAGCTCGAACTGGTTGGGCCGCAGACGCTCTCGTCGGCTGGCGTGGGACATTGCGAGCTGGTTTCGAAGCTTGCACTCCTGGGCCCTTCACAGGGGAAGGTAGAACTGGCGGTGGATTTACCAGcccatcaccatcctcgtctGGGCCAAGCTTTCCAAGTCGTCTTTGCAAATCACGGACAAACTGATCCTTTTGTAAATCTTCCAATTCCTCGACACAGCTATCGGTAAGGACTCGAGAATTCTCAGGCGTCAGGAGGAGAATTCCGCGGAGGACTCTGACGTTCTGGACAACAATCTAAACGAAGCAAGTTAGAGGAATTTACATCAAAAGTGACGAGCGTGGACTTGCTTTGGAACCCAGAGAAGTTTGTCCGAGAACAATATCGTTGATTCGCTTGTACTCCATGGCCCGCACAATTCTTCTACCATCTCCAAGCTCTAATCTTAACATCCCACGAGGATAGGGCGGcaccttcccttcttccacctcattCTCTCCGTCGTCGTCAAGTCCTCTTATTCGAGTCCGACCGGAAAGGACCTCTGATCGTTGTTCCATGACAGTCTGAATTTGATAAGCCGAGTGGCCAACTTCAGTTATGGCGTGGATCTGGAGAAGAGTCGGCTTGGGAAAGATAATCATATCATGtagctcttcttctgggaAGATTGGTGATTCTCGCGTGCACAGCGATAGATCAGAATAAAGGAATTCGGTGTGCTAACGCTGAAGTCAGTCGTTACGCCAATGGGATTCAAAGTCTCACGCACCACATTTTCGATTGAAGgttctcttcctgcctCTATGAGAGCATCTACGCATTCACGAACCCACCTCTAGGATCAGATAGTAAGAATTGTGCCATGCCTTCCCAactttgagaaggaagacctACCGGGTcgagagatggaagtggatAAGTTCGTTTGAGGAAGGCAACGATGGGCTGTAAGTTGGCCGTCATCGCAAGTCCATTACGACGTTAGTCCTCCGCCCCTTCTATAGTTGCTATTGCTTGCAATTCTACTGTCAGTATTTTCCGAGGGCGATGTCAGCCGCCATCTGATCTTCATTGTCCTCCACTAATTGACTCGTCGCACGCGACAAAAACAACAATCGGCGCACATCGCCGCTACCGCTCCACTTTAAGCAGCTTGAAGGGGTTCTTCGTTCTTAAATTACTCCTCGTTCGCCCGCTTCTCTTGTCCTCGAGtctcctccagctctctGCTGCCAATAGACATGTTTTTCCCTCAGTACGGGCGAGTCGTAACTCGATCAATAAACATCTCTTATCGGCATCCGACATCTGTTCCCACTTGCGTCCGTTTTCGCCGTGAGACCGTCGCTGCATCTCGCCCCCTCGTAAGATCCAATAGTACAAAACCCCCGAAGTATGAACCATCAGGCTTTAAGGCGGAACCCAGGAAAACAGGATCAACAGAAAATGTTGAGAACCATGAGAGCTCAAAAGGCAAACCCCTGAACGGTAAGTGAACCCTGCGTGAGCCCCAAAGGCTCATTCCCAACAGAAAAGGTGGCTCAAGCCTGGTCTACACCTACCAAATGGTACCCTATTCCCATTGCTCTCGGCGCGCTTGTATTACTAGCAGTCCAGTACCGCAAGCAAACCCGTGGTGAAATTGAGGTAGAAACGCAGGGACCAGAAGGAGCTGTCATTAGAAAGTCTGGGGACCGAGTGGATGGACCATGGCAGGTATgtatttccatctctctgACTATATACTCAATACTTATGAGCTACCCAGGTACGAGTATTGGGTGCTCTCCCACTTCGGTCTCTCTCACGATTGTGGGGTTATCTCAACGGCCTTGTTCTGCCCGTCTGGTTTCGTCCGTTCGGCTTCAAGCTATATGCCACGATCTTCGGTTGTAACCTTGATGAAGTGCCTAAAGACCTCAAAGAGTATGAGAGCTTGGGAGATTTCTTCTACCGAGAGCTTAAGGATGGTGCGAGACCTATAGCTGAAGCTCCTATGGTATGCCTTGATATTGCGGGTACCTTCGTCTCCTTCACTCATTGACTGACGCTTTCATATAGGTCTCACCGGCTGATGGCCGAGTCCTTCATTTTGGAGAGATTGCTGGCGAGCGCGTCGAACAGGTCAAGGGTATCACCTACTCTCTTGAAGCCCTCCTTGGCTCTCAATCTGATATCCATGGTCATCCAATCGACATTCCACGCAGTCGGTCTGAGATTGTAGACGATGAGCACTTTGCCAAAATCAATAATATTCCCTATTCTCTCTCGGCGCTCCTTGGTCAAGGTCCCAGAGGGAAGGGAGCTGAAGCTAGTTACTCCGAGGCCGAGCCCGTAGGCAAGATTGAAGATGCCAGTCATCCACCAGATGGTCAGGAGCTTGGGCATGACGCGTCAGTTGCAGCGTCCTTGGGTACCAGCGCTCTTGGCTCCAAGACCGATGGTTCTACCAAGCTGCCTAGTCTATCTGAAAATagcaagctcttcttccttgtcatCTATCTTGCCCCTGGCGACTATCACCGATTCCACTCCCCCACAACGTGGATAGTTGAGCGTCGTCGACACTTTACCGGCGATCTTTTCTCAGTCTCACCATACATCGCCAATaggatgaagaacttgTTCGTGCTAAATGAACGTGTCGCCCTGCTCGGTCGTTGGAAGTATGGCTTCTATTCAATGATTCCTGTGGGTGCCACCAATGTCGGTTCAATTAAAGTGAATTTCGATGAGGCCCTGCGTACAAACACACGTGTCCTCACTCACCCCCCCAAGACCTACGCGGAAGCTACATATAACTCAGCGTCCATATTGAAGGGGCAACCCCTTCTGGCAGGTGACGAAATGGGTGGCTTCAAGTTGGGCAGTACCATTGTTCTTGTGTTCGAGGCGCCTGAGAACTGGAAATTCAACTTGACAGCTGGCGAAAGGGTTAAAGTCGGGCAACCTTTAGGGGCGTTCGAAGAATAGATATTGGGTAGAAGTACTTGGTCTCATTAACTTATTTGGGATCTGTGCCTTATGTATCTGATTTGTAATGTTTGAAGTGCTGCATACAAATTATTTTGGACTGGGCTATATTTT
Coding sequences:
- a CDS encoding PHD-finger protein, with translation MSRLPPAKRARRSTRAISSISGQPEAGPSRSVNDESPTKLDRGKGKAKATITQAQEKQGKQSEEEKDTTEELEAWQDFAADHYETVEQLPLELHRNFRLLRELDDGTLAQMDTLKKLIRAYVSGRIALEQPRSSSTPPKEAAFENSNREEDIIDAEMAEETLPLHEISEEGEESVVPTSGTAEPVNSAEPSLDPSLTNEKQREPGMPIADGAGGLIISCVPEPQREAPARAKFPPLPSSPIAQPSGAFKNDVQNIDSLAQTAAPREHSSSTPLKASRPPGPHSLLPEISRLVREIVRTSDEKVAVAIGAYNAVDRHIRALDSALTAQEASILLGLRPSTLPSNAVDEALDQEGGTGKTGTGQVLDGRSRGQGIDDVVGEGEDGEVTLGMGGGGSRKKGKKRKGKPKQSESQGENEEVKAEEHWNIPPDPNEPRYCYCNRVSFGEMIGCDNDECPLEWFHLPCIGLENPPTGKWLCDLCKPKANGHGTGTSAGTARKGRISGGRKR
- a CDS encoding RecQ-mediated genome instability protein 1 — translated: MTANLQPIVAFLKRTYPLPSLDPRWVRECVDALIEAGREPSIENVHTEFLYSDLSLCTRESPIFPEEELHDMIIFPKPTLLQIHAITEVGHSAYQIQTVMEQRSEVLSGRTRIRGLDDDGENEVEEGKVPPYPRGMLRLELGDGRRIVRAMEYKRINDIVLGQTSLGSKIVVQNVRVLRGILLLTPENSRVLTDSCVEELEDLQKDQFVRDLQRRLGKLGPDEDGDGLVNPPPVLPSPVKGPGVQASKPARNVPRQPTRASAAQPVRATPQVPAPPDQHVSKRPAPSNAVAGPSNSKKARETAIVEDDDFDGFDDFDESFLRQVDEAESRAYATQTNLASRPALVETDLYESDDDDFMILDESMIRQLDHVEAQAKRRQTSSAITETKSVSTQKQRSTANEVDDLEDEFEINESFIRQVDEAEALALANSSSTKRPIRKGVGSSSTTTRSITRSAVSDAMRNGTMQSAKDIVWKQTFLTDNSSDEEVDSQKENRVPEVIEISD
- a CDS encoding phosphatidylserine decarboxylase codes for the protein MFFPQYGRVVTRSINISYRHPTSVPTCVRFRRETVAASRPLVRSNSTKPPKYEPSGFKAEPRKTGSTENVENHESSKGKPLNEKVAQAWSTPTKWYPIPIALGALVLLAVQYRKQTRGEIEVETQGPEGAVIRKSGDRVDGPWQVRVLGALPLRSLSRLWGYLNGLVLPVWFRPFGFKLYATIFGCNLDEVPKDLKEYESLGDFFYRELKDGARPIAEAPMVSPADGRVLHFGEIAGERVEQVKGITYSLEALLGSQSDIHGHPIDIPRSRSEIVDDEHFAKINNIPYSLSALLGQGPRGKGAEASYSEAEPVGKIEDASHPPDGQELGHDASVAASLGTSALGSKTDGSTKLPSLSENSKLFFLVIYLAPGDYHRFHSPTTWIVERRRHFTGDLFSVSPYIANRMKNLFVLNERVALLGRWKYGFYSMIPVGATNVGSIKVNFDEALRTNTRVLTHPPKTYAEATYNSASILKGQPLLAGDEMGGFKLGSTIVLVFEAPENWKFNLTAGERVKVGQPLGAFEE